A region of Cucumis melo cultivar AY chromosome 2, USDA_Cmelo_AY_1.0, whole genome shotgun sequence DNA encodes the following proteins:
- the LOC103492320 gene encoding uncharacterized protein LOC103492320, translated as MTASREPLPSSSSSTYLPPNDSLPKRFKVLWRILLISNFALSAYMFASARKRHFNELENDQVEKQSDSEIITEIPSTIMVDTTGIVTENVLEDQQQEPNQGVVSGWREKLGFSRKMN; from the exons ATGACGGCCTCACGAGAGCCACTcccatcttcatcttcatcaactTACTTACCTCCAAATGATTCACTACCTAAACGCTTCAAGGTCTTGTGGCGGATTCTATTGATTTCCAATTTCGCGCTTTCAG CCTACATGTTTGCAAGTGCAAGGAAGAGACATTTTAATGAGCTGGAGAATGACCAGGTAGAAAAACAAAGTGATAGTGAAATTATTACAGAAATCCCTTCAACAATTATGGTGGATACGACTGGCATAGTTACTGAGAACGTGTTGGAAGATCAGCAGCAAGAACCAAACCAAGGGGTGGTTAGTGGTTGGAGAGAAAAGTTAGGTTTTAGTAGAAAAATGAATTGA